In Symmachiella dynata, the following are encoded in one genomic region:
- a CDS encoding DUF1937 family protein, whose protein sequence is MIYLASPYSHTDAIVRERRFRAACRVAARLIRSGVVVFSPVAHGHAISLYGVPTDWQFWEPHDRRFLEQCHEVVVLMLDGWQESVGVQAEIQIADELGKPVRYLAPAGNGATTLAHVAEEAER, encoded by the coding sequence ATGATCTATTTGGCCAGCCCCTATTCACACACCGACGCCATCGTCCGCGAGCGCCGGTTCCGTGCAGCCTGTCGTGTTGCGGCGCGTTTGATACGCTCCGGTGTGGTCGTGTTCTCGCCGGTCGCGCACGGGCATGCGATCTCTCTCTACGGAGTGCCGACGGATTGGCAGTTTTGGGAGCCACATGACCGACGGTTCTTGGAACAGTGCCATGAGGTCGTTGTGCTCATGCTTGACGGTTGGCAAGAGAGCGTTGGCGTGCAGGCTGAAATCCAAATCGCAGACGAACTGGGCAAGCCAGTACGGTATCTGGCACCGGCGGGAAACGGGGCGACGACGTTGGCCCACGTCGCCGAGGAGGCGGAGCGTTGA
- a CDS encoding winged helix-turn-helix domain-containing protein, producing the protein MATKKTTTKKTTSRKSATAKKAPAKTTTKKKPAAKKKTANSGDKRMSALDAAAKVLGESKESLNAKTMIERMAAKGYWTSPGGKTPHATLYAAIIREIQTKGKESRFVKADRGQFTLNK; encoded by the coding sequence ATGGCAACGAAGAAAACCACGACAAAGAAGACGACCTCCCGCAAATCGGCAACGGCGAAGAAGGCGCCCGCCAAAACAACAACCAAGAAGAAGCCCGCTGCCAAGAAGAAGACGGCCAATTCGGGCGACAAGAGAATGAGCGCCCTCGACGCCGCAGCCAAGGTTCTCGGCGAATCGAAAGAGTCGCTCAACGCCAAAACGATGATCGAGCGGATGGCGGCGAAGGGGTATTGGACCAGCCCCGGCGGAAAAACCCCGCACGCCACGCTGTACGCGGCCATCATTCGCGAGATCCAAACGAAGGGCAAGGAATCGCGGTTCGTGAAGGCGGATCGGGGCCAGTTCACGCTCAATAAGTAG
- a CDS encoding terminase gpA endonuclease subunit has translation MAIDPRNLRPSELVRLMNSTPLGEVINERQLYRHRSRAGFRIGDGKSVDLLRYVAWLVIERHTPKPETNGDPYETLKDRARARNAALSLAGRDIGEMPAVIDPSRKAKAETDFCFFCEAYFPLTFYLEWSADHQKVMAKIEQAVLHGGLFAMAMPRGSGKTTICECACIWAVLFGHREFVCLIGSDEGHAMDMLDSIKMELDGNDLLLADFPEVVFPIQSLEGIANRCSGQLYNGERTHIGWTAKEVVLPTIPNSKASGAIIKVGGITGRIRGMKFKRPDGHTVRPSLVVLDDPQTDESARSLSQCANRESILAGAVLGLAGPGKKISGIMPCTVIRPGDMADNILDRDKHPEWNGERTRMVYSFPSNENLWARYAEIRAEGLRNGDGGKAATDFYRTHRAEMDAGAIVAWPERYNPDELSAVQHAMNLKLQDEAAFFAEYQNEPLPEEKIDDDLLTPDQVATKTNGMRRGEIPLACNHLTMFIDVQQKLLFYLVAAWEDDFTGYVVDYGSYPDQKRQYYTLRDARQTLAAVAEGTGLEGSIYAGLEALTGDLLTREWRRDDGAAMRIERCLIDANWGHSTDVVYQFCRQSSHSTILTPSHGRFVGASTIPFSEYKRKQGERVGLNWRIPNVRGKRAVRHVVFDTNWWKSFVHARLAVAMGDRGCLSLFGSKAETHRLFAEHVTAEYFVKTEGRGRKVDEWKMRPEQSDNHWLDCLVGSAVAASIQGAVLFGTGASSPKEKKRLKLSELQRSKWQVVGRD, from the coding sequence ATGGCAATTGACCCGCGCAACTTGCGGCCGTCCGAACTTGTGCGGCTGATGAACTCCACGCCGTTGGGTGAGGTGATCAACGAACGGCAGTTGTATCGCCATCGTTCGCGCGCGGGGTTTCGGATTGGCGATGGGAAATCGGTGGACCTACTGCGGTATGTCGCTTGGCTCGTCATCGAGCGGCACACTCCCAAGCCGGAAACCAATGGCGATCCGTACGAAACGCTCAAAGATCGGGCGCGGGCCCGCAACGCGGCTCTTTCTCTCGCCGGCCGGGACATCGGCGAAATGCCGGCTGTCATCGATCCGTCCAGAAAGGCAAAAGCGGAAACCGATTTCTGTTTTTTCTGCGAAGCCTACTTCCCGTTGACGTTCTACTTAGAGTGGTCCGCCGATCATCAAAAGGTGATGGCCAAAATCGAACAGGCCGTATTACACGGCGGACTGTTTGCCATGGCCATGCCTCGCGGTTCGGGTAAAACGACGATTTGTGAATGCGCCTGCATCTGGGCCGTGCTGTTCGGGCACCGCGAGTTCGTCTGCCTCATCGGATCGGACGAGGGCCATGCGATGGACATGCTTGACTCAATCAAAATGGAACTTGATGGGAACGATTTGTTATTGGCCGATTTCCCTGAAGTCGTGTTCCCGATCCAGAGCCTGGAGGGGATCGCCAACCGCTGCAGCGGTCAGCTCTACAACGGCGAGCGGACACACATCGGCTGGACGGCGAAGGAGGTCGTGCTGCCCACAATTCCGAACTCAAAAGCAAGCGGTGCGATCATCAAGGTGGGCGGGATCACCGGACGGATTCGCGGGATGAAGTTCAAACGACCCGACGGGCACACGGTGCGTCCATCGCTCGTTGTGTTGGACGACCCGCAGACGGACGAGTCGGCCCGTAGTCTTTCACAATGTGCGAATCGCGAAAGCATTCTGGCGGGAGCCGTGTTGGGTTTGGCGGGCCCCGGCAAAAAGATCTCCGGCATCATGCCCTGCACGGTGATTCGGCCGGGCGATATGGCCGACAACATCCTCGACCGGGACAAACATCCCGAGTGGAATGGCGAGCGTACGCGGATGGTCTATTCGTTTCCCTCGAACGAAAACCTCTGGGCGCGGTATGCAGAGATACGGGCCGAAGGACTGCGCAACGGAGATGGCGGCAAGGCGGCGACGGACTTTTACAGAACTCATCGTGCCGAGATGGACGCTGGCGCGATCGTGGCGTGGCCCGAGCGCTACAATCCTGACGAATTGTCGGCCGTTCAGCACGCGATGAACCTCAAATTGCAGGACGAGGCGGCGTTCTTCGCGGAGTATCAGAACGAGCCACTGCCCGAGGAGAAAATCGATGACGATCTGCTCACGCCGGACCAAGTCGCCACGAAAACCAACGGCATGCGTCGCGGCGAGATTCCGCTGGCTTGTAACCACCTCACCATGTTCATCGACGTGCAGCAGAAGCTGTTGTTTTATCTCGTGGCCGCCTGGGAGGACGATTTCACCGGCTACGTGGTCGACTACGGCAGTTATCCGGACCAGAAACGGCAATACTACACATTGCGGGACGCGCGGCAGACACTGGCGGCGGTAGCAGAGGGGACCGGACTGGAAGGTTCCATCTACGCCGGCCTCGAAGCCCTGACCGGCGATCTCCTCACCCGCGAATGGCGTCGGGACGACGGAGCGGCAATGCGGATTGAGCGCTGTTTAATCGATGCCAACTGGGGGCACTCCACCGACGTCGTCTATCAATTCTGCCGGCAGAGTTCTCATTCCACGATATTGACGCCCTCGCACGGCCGGTTTGTCGGCGCATCGACCATTCCCTTCTCAGAGTACAAGCGCAAACAGGGAGAACGCGTGGGATTGAACTGGCGGATTCCCAACGTTCGTGGCAAGCGAGCCGTGCGGCATGTGGTCTTCGATACGAACTGGTGGAAATCGTTCGTACACGCGCGGCTGGCTGTTGCCATGGGCGACCGCGGCTGCTTGTCGCTGTTCGGCTCGAAAGCCGAGACGCACCGGTTGTTCGCGGAGCACGTCACCGCCGAATACTTCGTCAAAACAGAAGGACGTGGCCGCAAAGTCGATGAATGGAAAATGCGTCCCGAGCAATCGGACAATCACTGGTTGGATTGCCTGGTTGGAAGCGCGGTGGCGGCCTCGATTCAGGGGGCAGTCTTGTTCGGGACCGGTGCTTCATCGCCCAAGGAAAAAAAGCGGCTCAAGCTTTCGGAGTTGCAGCGGAGCAAGTGGCAGGTGGTGGGACGGGACTAG
- a CDS encoding C1 family peptidase, producing MLINCDSVPGILDQGNEGACTGFALAAVINFLLMRRNRRRFVSCRMLYEMARRYDEWPGEQYEGSSARGAMKGWVSHGVCSSDSWPDDLRGHDNLNGDRAEEAQHTPGGAYFRVDHRQVRDVHAALAEVGIVYATLMVHSGWGDPGPVTRSITYVENGNLRTREFPVITRQGRADSGHAVAIVGYTADGFVIQNSWGTSWGVNGFALLPYEDYMLHVTDIWVAQLGVPVSMNLWEQYGATDSTAGLHRATPTVPMSDIRPFVVDLGNNGGLSDSGNYWTTEADIKRLFDEEIPRRAAEWDKLRILFYLHGGLNGEAETARRIVAFKDVLLENEIYPIHIMWESGLRETVYGILEDLFTDTDERAAGPAEWLKRFRDGLLEARDRTLELTAALPGSLFWSEMKENARLASHHPDGRGGMQILSKHVKDVVADAVRDKSRKIELHVVAHSAGSIFAAHAIDLILNSKVPFKSFHLMAPAIRADQFKSLVLPKIKSGKCPHPTLYVLSDSGERDDTVGPYGKSLLYLVSNAFEGEFGTPLLGMERFVSETTNGDAEDVDEDLARLFSRPVDEKPSLIVAGKAGDESSVSRSDSHGGFDNDPATMNSILRRILKNIPNREFTVRDLQF from the coding sequence GTGCTAATTAACTGCGACAGTGTGCCGGGCATTCTCGATCAAGGCAACGAAGGCGCATGCACGGGGTTTGCCTTGGCGGCAGTCATCAATTTTTTGTTGATGCGCAGAAACCGCCGGCGATTCGTCAGCTGTCGCATGCTTTACGAGATGGCTCGTCGCTACGACGAATGGCCTGGAGAACAATACGAAGGCTCGTCCGCACGAGGGGCAATGAAAGGCTGGGTTTCACACGGGGTCTGTTCGTCAGATTCATGGCCAGATGACCTCCGCGGCCACGACAACCTAAACGGCGATCGCGCTGAGGAGGCCCAACATACGCCCGGCGGCGCCTATTTTCGCGTCGATCACCGACAGGTCCGGGACGTGCATGCGGCACTCGCCGAAGTGGGGATCGTGTATGCAACATTGATGGTGCATTCAGGGTGGGGCGATCCAGGGCCGGTGACGCGCTCAATCACATACGTCGAGAATGGCAACCTCCGCACTCGAGAATTTCCGGTGATCACTCGTCAGGGACGTGCGGACAGTGGACATGCCGTAGCAATCGTCGGTTATACGGCAGACGGATTCGTGATTCAGAATTCTTGGGGGACAAGCTGGGGCGTCAACGGATTCGCGCTGTTGCCCTACGAAGACTACATGCTGCATGTCACCGACATCTGGGTGGCCCAACTTGGCGTTCCCGTATCGATGAATCTCTGGGAGCAATACGGCGCGACGGATTCGACCGCAGGATTACATCGTGCCACGCCGACGGTGCCCATGAGCGATATACGACCTTTCGTCGTCGATCTTGGCAACAATGGGGGGTTGTCAGATAGCGGCAATTATTGGACGACCGAAGCCGACATCAAACGCCTCTTCGACGAAGAAATCCCTCGACGGGCCGCGGAGTGGGATAAACTCAGGATTCTGTTTTATTTGCACGGAGGCCTAAACGGCGAAGCCGAAACGGCACGACGCATTGTCGCTTTCAAGGATGTATTGCTCGAAAACGAGATCTACCCGATCCACATCATGTGGGAATCAGGACTTCGCGAAACCGTCTATGGCATTCTCGAAGATCTTTTCACCGACACGGATGAACGTGCTGCCGGACCGGCCGAATGGCTCAAGCGGTTTCGCGACGGTCTCCTTGAAGCGCGTGACCGAACCTTAGAGTTGACCGCTGCATTGCCCGGATCGCTGTTTTGGTCAGAAATGAAGGAAAATGCACGATTGGCATCGCATCATCCGGACGGCCGAGGCGGTATGCAGATTCTTTCGAAGCATGTGAAAGACGTAGTCGCTGACGCTGTGCGTGACAAGTCGCGAAAGATCGAGTTGCACGTCGTAGCCCACAGTGCCGGAAGCATTTTCGCGGCGCATGCAATCGACCTGATCCTGAATTCAAAGGTGCCGTTCAAGAGCTTCCATCTAATGGCGCCGGCGATTCGCGCTGATCAATTTAAGAGTCTGGTGCTGCCGAAGATCAAGTCTGGGAAATGCCCGCATCCGACGCTGTATGTCTTGAGTGATTCTGGAGAACGTGATGACACCGTTGGTCCCTATGGGAAGTCACTGCTTTATCTTGTGAGCAATGCGTTCGAGGGCGAATTTGGAACGCCGCTCCTCGGTATGGAACGCTTTGTTAGCGAAACGACCAATGGAGATGCCGAAGACGTCGACGAGGACTTGGCACGTCTTTTTTCAAGGCCGGTCGATGAAAAGCCAAGTTTGATCGTTGCCGGAAAAGCGGGCGATGAATCGTCCGTGTCACGCAGTGATTCCCACGGTGGGTTTGACAACGATCCCGCCACTATGAATTCAATCTTGCGGCGGATTTTGAAGAACATCCCTAATCGGGAGTTCACCGTAAGAGATCTGCAATTTTGA
- a CDS encoding transposase has translation MALGKRRSERQGEFWVAATDLSSGPQHLFYEKLNAILAEADFDDFVEELCEPFYAGGGRPSIPPGVFFRMMYVGYFEGIDSQRGIAWRCADSLSIRRFLGYRQHEATPDHSSLSRIRTRLPLEVFHDVHVCVLQLLIANKLVDGTTVGVDATLLEANAAMKSIVRKDNGEDWEEYIKRLAAEDGIEIKTKAELIRYDKQRSKEGKKKVSNDEWESPSDPDARIAKMKDGRTHLAYKAEHVVDLDTEAILDAEIYHANEGDTATLIPSLEQAQKYLDRASGWTRDIKKVVADKGYHAVETLARCATLGWGCGGMKTYIPEPERKYEWSWLDRPDAQQQAVTNNHRRMQRAYGKRLQRRRSEVVERSFAHVCETGGGRRSWLRGIDEVRKRHLMTATAHNLGLVLRKLLGTGKVRQFGSLCAGVFVQSCGVIRRFACLGSCARQLRAIFRKHHINQAQAA, from the coding sequence ATGGCGTTGGGGAAGCGGCGGTCGGAACGGCAGGGGGAGTTTTGGGTGGCGGCGACCGACTTGTCGAGCGGGCCGCAGCATCTGTTTTATGAAAAGCTTAATGCGATCCTGGCCGAGGCTGACTTCGATGACTTTGTCGAAGAGTTGTGCGAACCTTTTTACGCAGGCGGCGGTCGGCCGTCGATTCCGCCGGGCGTGTTTTTTCGCATGATGTACGTGGGCTATTTCGAGGGCATCGATTCGCAACGCGGCATCGCTTGGCGGTGCGCAGACAGCCTGTCGATCCGGCGATTTCTGGGCTACCGGCAGCACGAAGCGACGCCCGATCATTCGAGCCTGAGCCGCATCCGCACCCGCTTGCCGCTGGAAGTCTTTCACGACGTGCACGTCTGCGTGCTGCAGTTGTTGATCGCAAACAAGCTCGTCGACGGGACGACAGTCGGCGTGGATGCGACACTGCTTGAAGCCAACGCGGCGATGAAATCGATCGTCCGCAAAGACAACGGCGAGGATTGGGAAGAGTACATCAAGCGACTGGCGGCCGAGGACGGCATCGAAATCAAAACCAAGGCCGAGCTCATTCGCTACGACAAACAGCGCAGCAAAGAGGGAAAGAAGAAAGTTTCCAACGACGAGTGGGAGTCGCCGTCCGACCCCGATGCTCGCATCGCCAAGATGAAAGACGGTCGCACGCATCTGGCCTACAAGGCCGAACACGTCGTCGACCTCGACACCGAAGCGATTCTCGACGCGGAAATTTATCACGCGAACGAAGGGGACACCGCCACGCTGATTCCGAGTCTTGAGCAGGCGCAAAAGTATTTGGATCGGGCGAGCGGTTGGACACGGGACATTAAAAAGGTGGTGGCCGACAAAGGTTATCACGCAGTTGAAACGTTGGCGCGTTGTGCGACATTGGGTTGGGGGTGCGGCGGCATGAAGACGTATATCCCCGAACCGGAAAGGAAGTACGAATGGAGTTGGCTCGACCGGCCCGATGCACAACAGCAAGCCGTGACGAACAACCACCGCCGCATGCAGCGCGCGTACGGCAAGCGGTTGCAGCGTCGTCGCAGCGAAGTGGTGGAGCGCAGTTTCGCACACGTGTGCGAGACGGGCGGCGGCCGTCGCAGTTGGCTTCGCGGGATCGACGAAGTCAGAAAACGGCACCTGATGACGGCAACAGCGCACAATTTAGGCCTGGTGCTGCGCAAGCTGTTGGGAACGGGAAAAGTGCGACAATTCGGGTCGTTGTGCGCGGGAGTTTTTGTGCAATCTTGCGGCGTAATCCGCCGATTCGCGTGTCTGGGGTCGTGTGCTAGACAACTGCGCGCCATATTTCGCAAACATCACATCAACCAAGCCCAGGCCGCGTGA
- a CDS encoding integrase core domain-containing protein: protein MAVISSSTVVSTLDTANLEASHYPPRGIDTSPKRSRGSWEHFIKIHAKTLWACDFFTQRVITPRGIVNYFLLVFINVETREIFVTNSTAHPDSAWVTQQGRNFLMHTADRDEKPTNLMRDRDTKFTASFDEVLKAEGLKVKVLPVQSPNLNSRCERVIQSIKQECLENFLVFGERHLNYLVREYVRYYNDDRAHSACRHLPPSCADPPPENNTIVLDDIIRHERLGGLIQWYERAA, encoded by the coding sequence ATGGCCGTTATCTCGAGTTCCACCGTTGTTTCAACTCTTGATACCGCGAATCTTGAAGCAAGCCACTATCCCCCACGGGGGATCGACACCTCGCCCAAGCGTTCCCGCGGCTCCTGGGAACATTTCATCAAGATCCACGCCAAAACGCTTTGGGCCTGCGATTTCTTCACGCAACGCGTCATCACGCCGCGCGGAATCGTGAACTATTTCCTGCTGGTCTTCATTAACGTTGAGACTCGCGAGATCTTCGTCACCAACTCCACGGCGCATCCCGATTCCGCGTGGGTCACACAGCAGGGGCGGAACTTTTTGATGCACACCGCCGATCGCGACGAAAAACCGACTAATCTGATGCGCGATCGCGACACAAAGTTCACGGCAAGCTTCGACGAAGTCCTCAAAGCGGAGGGATTGAAAGTCAAGGTTCTGCCGGTCCAGAGCCCCAATCTCAATTCGCGCTGCGAACGGGTCATTCAGAGCATCAAACAGGAATGCTTGGAAAATTTTCTGGTGTTTGGCGAACGGCACCTGAATTACCTCGTCCGTGAATACGTCCGCTATTATAACGATGACCGCGCGCATTCTGCCTGTAGGCATTTACCGCCGTCATGCGCAGATCCGCCACCCGAGAACAACACCATCGTACTCGATGACATCATCCGCCACGAACGACTCGGCGGGCTGATCCAGTGGTACGAACGGGCTGCGTGA
- a CDS encoding helix-turn-helix domain-containing protein, translating into MPRLDEYLTITEAADYLGVCTNTLRNWGASGKIKERRNPINSYRLYARDDLDAVLQQINDSGEYPSGWSKPRKRKPR; encoded by the coding sequence ATGCCAAGGTTGGACGAGTATCTGACGATCACGGAAGCGGCGGATTACCTCGGTGTGTGTACGAACACATTGAGGAACTGGGGAGCGAGTGGAAAGATTAAGGAACGCCGAAATCCCATTAATAGTTATCGCTTGTACGCTCGCGATGACCTTGATGCCGTGCTTCAGCAAATCAATGACTCTGGCGAATACCCATCGGGCTGGTCGAAGCCTCGCAAGCGAAAACCTCGTTGA